A genomic segment from Pseudoxanthomonas sp. CF385 encodes:
- a CDS encoding circularly permuted type 2 ATP-grasp protein yields MDWAKYRTTTFDELIQADGRPRPAARRLVEYLAGLSGRELAERQLAADVVARVQGITFTVYSDGRNVDRTLPFDLIPRIIPLSEWQRTEAGLKQRMRALNLFIGDIYGKQQIVKDKVFPAMLLKDSVNFREQCVGITPPLGVWAHICGSDLVRDGDGTLYALEDNLRIPSGVSYMLENRMVAKRVFPELFETSSILPVDEYPSQLYDTLAALSPRPGDTPVIALLTPGVFNSAYFEHAYLAQAMGIELVEGSDLFVADDDCTYMRTVYGPRRVDVVYRRVDDLFIDPEVFHPDSVLGVPGLIRSWRAGKVALANAPGAGVADDKVVFAYVPKMIKYYLDEDPILPNVPSYLCHNAKERKYVLENIEKLVVKPANESGGYGMLIGPRSTKRQREKFKALIEANPRNYMAQPTLALSTAPIVTKQGPSPRHIDLRPFVLSRKDTYVTTGGLTRVAMVKGSLVVNSSQGGGAKDTWVVDLSDDEGEAA; encoded by the coding sequence ATGGACTGGGCGAAGTACCGCACCACGACCTTTGACGAACTGATCCAGGCCGATGGACGGCCGCGACCGGCCGCCCGCCGCCTGGTCGAATACCTGGCCGGCCTGTCCGGCCGCGAACTCGCCGAACGCCAGCTCGCCGCCGACGTGGTGGCGCGCGTGCAGGGCATCACCTTCACCGTCTACTCCGATGGCCGCAACGTCGACCGCACGCTGCCGTTCGACCTGATTCCGCGCATCATCCCGCTGAGCGAATGGCAGCGCACCGAAGCCGGCCTGAAGCAGCGCATGCGCGCGCTGAACCTGTTCATCGGCGACATCTACGGCAAGCAGCAGATCGTCAAGGACAAGGTGTTCCCGGCGATGCTGCTGAAGGATTCGGTGAACTTCCGCGAACAATGCGTGGGCATCACCCCGCCGCTGGGCGTGTGGGCCCATATCTGCGGTTCCGACCTGGTGCGCGACGGCGACGGCACGCTGTATGCGCTGGAAGACAACCTCCGCATCCCCTCCGGCGTGAGCTACATGCTGGAAAACCGCATGGTCGCCAAGCGCGTGTTCCCGGAACTGTTCGAGACCAGCTCGATCCTGCCGGTGGACGAATACCCGAGCCAGCTGTACGACACGCTCGCCGCACTGTCGCCGCGTCCCGGCGACACGCCGGTGATCGCGCTGCTGACGCCGGGGGTGTTCAACAGCGCCTACTTCGAGCACGCCTACCTGGCGCAGGCGATGGGCATCGAGCTCGTCGAGGGCAGCGACCTGTTCGTCGCCGACGACGACTGCACCTACATGCGCACGGTGTACGGGCCACGGCGCGTGGACGTGGTGTACCGCCGCGTGGACGACCTCTTCATCGATCCGGAAGTCTTCCATCCCGACTCGGTGCTGGGGGTGCCCGGCCTGATCCGCAGCTGGCGCGCCGGCAAGGTGGCGCTGGCGAACGCGCCGGGCGCCGGCGTCGCGGACGACAAGGTGGTGTTCGCCTACGTGCCGAAGATGATCAAGTACTACCTCGATGAGGATCCCATCCTGCCCAACGTGCCCAGCTACCTCTGCCACAACGCGAAGGAGCGCAAGTACGTGCTGGAGAACATCGAGAAGCTGGTGGTGAAGCCGGCCAACGAATCCGGCGGCTACGGCATGCTGATCGGGCCGCGCTCCACCAAGCGCCAGCGCGAGAAGTTCAAGGCGCTGATCGAGGCCAATCCGCGCAACTACATGGCGCAGCCCACGCTGGCGCTGTCCACCGCGCCCATCGTCACCAAGCAGGGACCGTCGCCGCGCCACATCGACCTGCGCCCGTTCGTCCTTTCGCGCAAGGACACCTACGTCACCACCGGCGGGCTGACGCGCGTGGCGATGGTGAAGGGCTCGCTGGTGGTCAACTCGTCGCAGGGTGGCGGCGCGAAGGACACGTGGGTGGTCGATCTCTCCGACGATGAAGGCGAGGCCGCCTGA
- a CDS encoding alpha-E domain-containing protein produces MLSRVADNLYWFSRYVRRAENTARLVGVGSQLQLDMPRSVRFAWRPMIDTVGAGERFEQCYPDTADAAGDADVIRFLLLDERNPSSLRTSVDSAREILRGIRDTLPQDVWEAINDLHLYIAAQGERSLSRRYRLEFLQRIVDGCLKVSGLLSANVSRDIGYQFLRLGTGLEQADMTTRIMDAGASGLVTPRNEDDREAFQNMQWMSVLRSLAGYQMFRRHVRQRVTAELALRFLLQNNEFPRSVHFCLSRVQSVLPTMPPRPGVDRHLNRLIGLTRNADPAILAARNPAQFMDQLQVHIGALHDAIAEGYFHG; encoded by the coding sequence ATGCTCTCGCGCGTCGCCGACAACCTCTACTGGTTCAGCCGCTACGTGCGGCGCGCGGAGAACACCGCGCGTCTCGTCGGCGTGGGCAGCCAGTTGCAGCTGGACATGCCGCGTTCGGTGCGTTTCGCGTGGCGCCCGATGATCGACACGGTGGGCGCGGGCGAGCGTTTCGAGCAGTGCTACCCGGACACCGCCGATGCGGCGGGCGATGCGGACGTCATCCGGTTCCTGCTGCTGGACGAGCGCAATCCGTCGTCGCTGCGCACCTCCGTGGATTCGGCGCGCGAAATCCTGCGCGGCATCCGCGATACGTTGCCGCAGGACGTGTGGGAAGCGATCAACGACCTGCACCTCTACATCGCCGCACAGGGCGAGCGCAGCCTCAGCCGGCGCTACCGGCTGGAGTTCCTGCAGCGCATCGTCGACGGCTGCCTGAAGGTGTCCGGCCTGCTGAGCGCCAACGTCAGCCGCGACATCGGCTACCAGTTCCTGCGCCTCGGCACCGGCCTGGAGCAGGCCGACATGACCACGCGCATCATGGACGCCGGCGCGTCGGGCCTGGTCACGCCGCGCAACGAGGACGACCGCGAGGCGTTCCAGAACATGCAGTGGATGAGCGTGCTGCGCTCGCTCGCCGGCTACCAGATGTTCCGCCGCCACGTGCGTCAGCGCGTCACCGCGGAGCTGGCGTTGCGCTTCCTGCTGCAGAACAACGAGTTCCCGCGCAGCGTGCACTTCTGCCTGTCGCGCGTGCAGAGCGTGCTGCCGACCATGCCGCCACGTCCGGGCGTGGACCGCCATCTCAACCGCCTGATCGGTCTGACCCGCAACGCGGATCCGGCCATCCTCGCGGCGCGCAATCCCGCGCAGTTCATGGACCAGCTCCAGGTGCACATCGGCGCGCTGCACGACGCGATCGCGGAAGGGTATTTCCACGGGTAG
- a CDS encoding 20S proteasome subunit A/B, with protein MTYCVGIEVNEGLVFAADTRTSASFDDVRVYRKMHVFEWPGDRVFVIMSAGNLATTQLTISRLQRDIDDPGAKHSLKTFSHLYEVAEYVGDTLVASQVKMKDEAQQSGVNVQSTLILGGQIAGERPGLYMVYPLGNCIATSPETPYLQIGESKYGKPILDRIIRLETPLEDAARCALVSLDSTIRSNLSVGMPVDMALLRAGDLKISQRMRLEADTPLYAEIHDTWSRKLEAAVHSLPRFPWEPQGEREAVPASVPAMPPRRAPSRQDPGDAQGQQ; from the coding sequence ATGACCTATTGTGTCGGCATCGAAGTCAACGAAGGCCTGGTCTTCGCCGCGGACACCCGCACCAGCGCCTCCTTCGACGACGTGCGCGTGTACCGCAAGATGCACGTGTTCGAATGGCCCGGCGACCGCGTGTTCGTGATCATGTCGGCCGGCAACCTGGCGACCACGCAGCTGACGATCTCCCGCCTGCAGCGCGACATCGACGACCCGGGCGCCAAGCACAGCCTGAAGACGTTCTCGCACCTCTACGAAGTGGCGGAGTACGTCGGCGACACCCTCGTCGCCAGCCAGGTGAAGATGAAGGACGAGGCGCAGCAGAGCGGCGTCAACGTGCAGTCCACCCTCATCCTGGGCGGCCAGATCGCCGGCGAACGGCCGGGCCTGTACATGGTCTATCCGCTCGGCAACTGCATCGCCACCTCGCCCGAGACGCCTTACCTGCAGATCGGCGAATCGAAGTACGGCAAACCCATCCTCGACCGCATCATCCGACTCGAGACACCGCTGGAGGATGCCGCGCGGTGCGCGCTGGTCTCGCTGGATTCCACCATCCGCTCCAACCTGTCGGTCGGCATGCCTGTGGACATGGCGCTGCTGCGCGCAGGCGACCTGAAGATCAGCCAGAGGATGCGCCTGGAAGCGGACACGCCGCTGTACGCCGAGATCCACGACACCTGGTCGCGCAAGCTGGAAGCGGCCGTGCACAGCCTGCCGCGCTTCCCGTGGGAGCCGCAGGGCGAACGCGAGGCCGTTCCCGCCAGCGTGCCGGCGATGCCGCCGCGACGTGCGCCGTCGCGGCAGGATCCGGGCGACGCGCAGGGGCAGCAGTAA
- a CDS encoding SAM-dependent methyltransferase, whose amino-acid sequence MQADLPLPDDEARAHSERLAAFIRNEIAAEGGSIPFSRFMERSLYAPGLGYYSAGSTKFGEAGDFTTAPELGPLFASCVAQAVAPVLQQIGPGAEFFEIGGGSGAFAEIMLKRLLDLDALPARYAILEPSADLRKRQRERLGRRLIPPVFDLVEWLDAPPSEPWNGVLFANEVVDALPTPRFTLRDGEVFEEGVALDGEGRFIRTDRPADALLAAAVRHVERYLGEPFPDGYRSELLPQLPYWVQAVMGGLDRGAMLFADYGHPRREFYQADRNDGTLRAYYRHRVHNDAYLWPGLQDITASVDFTALAEAGTHAGFDLAGYTTQANFLLGNGLQERLDEAQERADETTLLRLRNEAKRLTLPSEMGERFQVMGFSCDVEFGAAFLFNDLSWRL is encoded by the coding sequence ATGCAGGCCGATCTCCCCCTTCCCGACGATGAGGCGCGCGCGCACAGCGAACGCCTCGCGGCCTTCATCCGCAACGAGATCGCCGCCGAGGGCGGCAGCATTCCGTTCTCGCGCTTCATGGAACGCAGCCTCTACGCACCTGGATTGGGCTATTACAGCGCGGGCAGTACCAAGTTCGGCGAGGCGGGCGATTTCACCACCGCACCGGAGCTGGGGCCGCTGTTCGCCAGTTGCGTCGCCCAGGCCGTGGCCCCGGTGCTGCAGCAGATCGGGCCGGGGGCCGAGTTCTTCGAGATCGGTGGCGGCAGCGGCGCATTCGCAGAGATCATGCTCAAGCGCCTCCTCGATCTGGATGCGCTGCCCGCGCGCTACGCCATCCTCGAGCCCAGTGCGGACCTGCGCAAACGCCAGCGGGAGCGACTGGGACGCCGGCTGATTCCGCCGGTATTCGATCTGGTCGAGTGGCTCGATGCCCCGCCTTCCGAACCCTGGAACGGCGTGTTGTTCGCCAATGAAGTCGTCGATGCGCTGCCGACGCCGCGCTTCACGTTGCGCGACGGCGAGGTCTTCGAAGAGGGCGTCGCGCTGGACGGCGAAGGCCGTTTCATCCGCACCGATCGCCCGGCCGACGCGTTGCTCGCCGCCGCGGTACGCCACGTAGAACGCTACCTGGGCGAACCGTTCCCCGATGGCTACCGCTCCGAACTGTTGCCGCAGCTGCCGTACTGGGTGCAGGCGGTCATGGGCGGACTGGACCGCGGCGCGATGCTGTTCGCCGACTACGGCCATCCACGCCGCGAGTTCTACCAGGCGGACCGTAACGACGGCACGCTGCGCGCGTACTACCGCCATCGCGTCCACAACGACGCCTACCTGTGGCCGGGCCTGCAGGACATCACGGCATCGGTCGATTTCACGGCGCTTGCGGAGGCCGGCACCCACGCCGGCTTCGACCTGGCCGGCTATACGACACAGGCGAACTTCCTGCTGGGCAACGGGCTACAGGAGCGTCTGGACGAAGCGCAGGAACGTGCGGACGAAACCACGCTGCTGCGCCTGCGCAACGAAGCCAAGCGGCTCACGCTGCCCAGCGAGATGGGCGAGCGCTTCCAGGTGATGGGGTTCTCGTGCGACGTCGAATTCGGCGCGGCGTTCCTGTTCAACGACCTGAGCTGGCGCTTGTGA
- a CDS encoding GNAT family N-acetyltransferase: protein METPSITLRTATRADIPQILAFIHGLAEYEKLAHEAVATPALLERHLFGDRPAAEVVIAEADGVPAGFALFFHSFSTFLGQPGLYLEDLFVLPSHRGLGLGKRLMVHLAHLAVERGCGRFEWSVLDWNTPAIDFYRRLGATGLDAWTVQRVSGAALQALAAQDA, encoded by the coding sequence ATGGAGACGCCCTCGATCACCCTGCGCACGGCCACCCGCGCCGACATCCCGCAGATCCTCGCTTTCATCCACGGCCTGGCCGAGTACGAAAAGCTCGCCCACGAAGCCGTCGCCACGCCGGCCCTGCTGGAACGCCACCTGTTCGGCGACCGGCCCGCCGCCGAAGTCGTCATCGCCGAAGCCGATGGCGTGCCCGCCGGTTTCGCCCTCTTCTTCCACAGCTTCTCGACCTTCCTCGGGCAGCCCGGCCTGTACCTGGAAGACCTGTTCGTTCTGCCGTCCCATCGCGGCCTGGGGCTGGGCAAGCGGCTGATGGTGCACCTGGCGCACCTGGCGGTGGAACGCGGATGCGGCCGCTTCGAGTGGTCGGTGCTGGACTGGAATACCCCGGCGATCGACTTCTACCGCCGCCTCGGCGCCACCGGCCTGGACGCGTGGACCGTGCAGCGGGTCAGCGGCGCCGCCCTGCAGGCCCTGGCCGCGCAGGACGCCTGA
- the tsaD gene encoding tRNA (adenosine(37)-N6)-threonylcarbamoyltransferase complex transferase subunit TsaD, which yields MKVLGIETSCDETGVAVYDTGLSGAAGLRAHAVYSQIALHAEYGGVVPELASRDHVRKLLPLIRQTLAEAGLGTQDLGGVAYTAGPGLVGALLVGAGVARSLAWALDVPAVAVHHMEGHLLAPLMEDDPPEPPFVALLVSGGHTQLVAVDAIGRYRLLGETLDDAAGEAFDKTAKMMGLPYPGGPQLAKLAEQGTPGRFRFARPMTDRPGLDFSFSGLKTQVLLAWRDSDQAAQTRADIARGFEDAVVDTLAIKCERALDAAGSDIIVVAGGVGANKRLRGKLQEIAAKRGGRACFPRPALCTDNGAMIAFAGALRLEAGQHETPEVKVTPRWDMATLPQVVARAG from the coding sequence ATGAAAGTCCTCGGCATCGAAACCAGCTGCGACGAAACCGGCGTGGCCGTCTACGACACCGGCCTGTCCGGCGCCGCCGGCCTGCGCGCCCATGCGGTCTACAGCCAGATCGCCCTGCACGCCGAATACGGCGGCGTGGTGCCGGAACTGGCCAGCCGCGACCACGTGCGCAAGCTGCTGCCCTTGATCCGGCAGACCCTGGCCGAGGCCGGCCTGGGTACGCAGGACCTGGGCGGGGTGGCCTACACCGCGGGCCCGGGGCTGGTCGGGGCGTTGCTGGTCGGGGCCGGCGTGGCCCGGTCGCTGGCCTGGGCCCTGGACGTGCCGGCCGTGGCCGTCCACCACATGGAGGGCCACCTGCTGGCCCCGCTGATGGAGGACGACCCGCCGGAACCGCCGTTCGTGGCGCTGCTGGTCTCCGGCGGCCATACCCAGTTGGTGGCCGTGGATGCCATCGGCCGCTACCGCCTGCTGGGTGAGACCCTGGATGACGCCGCCGGCGAGGCCTTCGACAAGACGGCCAAGATGATGGGTCTGCCGTATCCCGGCGGTCCCCAGCTGGCCAAGCTGGCCGAGCAGGGCACGCCCGGCCGGTTCAGGTTCGCCCGGCCGATGACCGATCGCCCCGGCCTGGATTTCAGTTTCTCCGGCCTGAAGACGCAGGTGCTGCTGGCCTGGCGCGACAGCGACCAGGCGGCGCAGACGCGCGCCGACATCGCGCGCGGTTTCGAGGATGCGGTGGTCGACACGCTGGCGATCAAGTGCGAGCGCGCGCTGGATGCGGCGGGCAGCGACATCATCGTCGTCGCCGGCGGCGTGGGCGCCAACAAGCGGCTGCGCGGGAAGCTGCAGGAGATCGCCGCCAAGCGCGGTGGCCGCGCGTGCTTCCCGCGCCCGGCGCTGTGCACCGACAACGGCGCGATGATCGCCTTCGCCGGCGCGCTGCGGCTCGAGGCCGGCCAGCACGAAACGCCGGAAGTGAAGGTCACGCCGCGCTGGGACATGGCCACGCTGCCGCAGGTGGTCGCGCGCGCGGGATGA
- a CDS encoding pteridine reductase yields MSASRRVVLITGAARRVGAAIARRLHADGNDLALHYRTSSADMQALADELDAARPGSTLTLQTELADFDRLPELVARTVGHFGRLDALVNNASAFYPTPAGTATAAQWDELFAVNARAPFFLAQAAAPHLKAARGAIVNIADIYAERPRADLAVYAASKAALLAVSRGLAVSLAPEVRVNAVSPGAILWPDGGIDPAVQARLLAQTPLGRVGEPADIAATVAWLLSETAGYVTGQTLHVDGGRALG; encoded by the coding sequence ATGTCCGCCTCGCGTCGCGTCGTCCTGATCACCGGTGCCGCCCGGCGCGTGGGTGCGGCCATCGCGCGCCGGCTGCACGCCGACGGTAACGACCTCGCCCTGCACTACCGCACCTCGTCCGCCGACATGCAGGCGTTGGCCGACGAACTGGATGCCGCCCGTCCAGGCAGCACGCTGACACTGCAAACAGAGCTCGCCGACTTCGACCGTCTGCCGGAGCTCGTCGCGCGGACCGTCGGCCACTTCGGTCGCCTCGATGCGCTGGTCAACAACGCGTCGGCGTTCTATCCCACGCCGGCCGGCACCGCCACGGCAGCGCAATGGGACGAGCTGTTCGCGGTGAACGCGCGCGCACCGTTCTTCCTCGCCCAGGCGGCCGCGCCGCACCTGAAGGCGGCACGAGGCGCCATCGTCAACATCGCCGACATCTACGCCGAACGGCCGCGCGCGGACCTGGCGGTCTATGCGGCCTCGAAGGCGGCACTGCTCGCCGTCTCGCGCGGTCTGGCGGTGTCGCTGGCTCCGGAGGTGCGCGTCAACGCGGTGTCGCCCGGCGCGATCCTCTGGCCCGACGGCGGCATCGATCCCGCCGTGCAAGCCCGTCTGCTGGCGCAGACGCCGCTGGGACGCGTCGGCGAACCGGCCGATATCGCCGCGACCGTTGCCTGGCTGCTCAGCGAGACGGCCGGCTACGTGACCGGGCAGACCCTGCACGTCGACGGCGGCCGCGCCCTGGGCTGA
- a CDS encoding VanZ family protein, with protein MALVSGVFALRPFRRPRLWLGLWLLAVAVVMVLSLANLSRLPPVPEGGDKVEHFLAYALLAASAMQLFARRTGCIVVALLLVAMGAGLEFAQGALTTTRMADPRDALANTLGVLAGLATLFTPLRGLLLAFDARLLSGRAS; from the coding sequence CTGGCGCTTGTGAGCGGCGTGTTCGCGCTGCGCCCGTTCCGCCGACCGCGCCTGTGGCTGGGCCTGTGGCTGCTGGCGGTCGCTGTCGTGATGGTGTTGTCGCTGGCGAACCTGAGCCGCCTGCCGCCGGTGCCGGAAGGCGGCGACAAGGTGGAGCATTTCCTCGCCTACGCGCTGCTCGCCGCCTCGGCAATGCAGCTGTTTGCGCGGCGTACGGGCTGCATCGTGGTGGCGCTGCTGCTGGTGGCGATGGGCGCGGGGCTGGAATTCGCCCAAGGCGCGCTCACCACCACGCGCATGGCCGATCCCCGTGACGCCTTGGCAAACACTTTGGGCGTGCTCGCTGGCTTGGCCACGCTGTTCACGCCCCTGCGTGGATTGCTGCTTGCGTTCGATGCGCGCCTGCTTAGCGGGCGGGCATCCTAG
- a CDS encoding GatB/YqeY domain-containing protein: protein MSLKQQLTDDMKAAMKAGEKDRLGVIRLINAAIKQKEVDERVELDDAAVLAVLEKMVKQRKDSVSQYEAANREDLAAVERAEIVVIDAYLPAKLGEAEILAAIDAAVAETGASGPADMGKLMGVLKPRLAGQADMGLVSALIKKKLAG, encoded by the coding sequence ATGTCCCTGAAACAGCAGCTCACCGATGACATGAAGGCCGCCATGAAGGCCGGCGAGAAGGACCGCCTGGGCGTGATCCGGCTGATCAACGCCGCGATCAAGCAGAAGGAAGTCGACGAGCGCGTGGAGCTGGACGACGCCGCCGTGCTGGCCGTGCTGGAGAAGATGGTCAAGCAGCGCAAGGACTCGGTCAGCCAGTACGAAGCCGCCAACCGCGAGGATCTGGCCGCCGTCGAGCGCGCGGAGATCGTCGTGATCGACGCCTATCTGCCCGCCAAGCTCGGCGAAGCCGAGATCCTGGCCGCCATCGACGCCGCCGTCGCCGAGACCGGCGCCTCGGGCCCGGCCGACATGGGCAAGCTGATGGGCGTGCTGAAGCCGCGCCTGGCCGGCCAGGCCGACATGGGCCTGGTGTCCGCACTGATCAAGAAGAAGCTGGCGGGCTGA
- the folK gene encoding 2-amino-4-hydroxy-6-hydroxymethyldihydropteridine diphosphokinase, with product MGLAYLSLGSNVAPEHHLRVAIDALRARFGQVLLSPVYRTRSVGFDGTDFLNAAAVIESDLDPFALNDWLHALEDAHGRDRSGPRFSDRTLDIDIVFYDDLVLQGPGNLRLPRDELKHAFVLLPLADIAPDKIDPRSSMTLRALWDAHPDRTSPPEAVAIDAG from the coding sequence ATGGGCCTCGCCTATCTGAGCCTGGGCAGCAACGTTGCGCCCGAACACCACCTGCGCGTGGCCATCGACGCCCTGCGCGCGCGCTTCGGCCAGGTTCTGCTGTCGCCGGTCTACCGCACGCGCTCGGTGGGCTTCGACGGCACCGATTTCCTCAATGCCGCCGCGGTGATCGAGAGCGATCTCGACCCGTTCGCGCTCAACGACTGGCTGCATGCCCTCGAGGACGCGCACGGTCGCGACCGCAGCGGTCCGCGTTTCTCCGACCGTACGCTGGACATCGACATCGTCTTCTACGACGACCTGGTGTTGCAGGGCCCCGGCAACCTGCGCCTGCCGCGCGACGAGCTGAAGCACGCGTTCGTGCTGTTGCCGCTGGCCGACATCGCGCCCGACAAGATCGATCCGCGCAGCAGCATGACCTTGCGGGCGCTGTGGGACGCACACCCGGATCGCACGTCGCCGCCCGAAGCGGTGGCGATCGACGCCGGCTGA
- the rpsU gene encoding 30S ribosomal protein S21, with translation MPSVKVRENEPFEFALRRFKRTCEKAGVLAETRKREFYEKPTQERKRKAAAAVKRQLRRSSRDVTKRQRLY, from the coding sequence ATGCCCAGCGTCAAAGTCCGCGAAAACGAGCCGTTTGAGTTTGCGCTGCGTCGCTTCAAGCGCACCTGCGAAAAGGCCGGCGTCCTGGCCGAAACCCGCAAGCGCGAGTTCTACGAGAAGCCGACCCAGGAGCGCAAGCGCAAGGCCGCCGCCGCGGTGAAGCGCCAGCTGCGCCGCAGCTCGCGCGACGTCACCAAGCGCCAGCGCCTGTACTGA
- the folB gene encoding dihydroneopterin aldolase: MDIVFIEDLRIETVIGIYDWERGIRQTVALDVEMAFDNRVPAASDDIAHTLDYKAVSKRLISFVEEANFGLVETLAERCAGIIRDEFGVAWVRLKLSKPGAVTGARNVGVTIERGTRPD, translated from the coding sequence ATGGACATCGTTTTCATCGAAGACCTGCGCATCGAGACCGTCATCGGCATCTACGACTGGGAGCGCGGCATCCGCCAGACCGTGGCGCTGGACGTGGAAATGGCCTTCGACAACCGCGTGCCGGCCGCGAGCGACGACATCGCCCACACGCTGGATTACAAGGCGGTGTCGAAGCGGCTGATCTCGTTCGTCGAAGAGGCGAACTTCGGCCTGGTCGAAACGTTGGCCGAGCGCTGCGCCGGCATCATCCGCGACGAGTTCGGCGTTGCCTGGGTGCGGCTCAAGCTCAGCAAGCCCGGCGCGGTCACCGGTGCCCGCAACGTCGGGGTGACGATCGAACGCGGCACGCGACCGGACTGA